In a genomic window of Streptomyces sp. NBC_01231:
- a CDS encoding ABC transporter substrate-binding protein, whose product MPVTRAVRRSTLLLSGALLLTACGGSSAGSSDPAATSRDLTLDNCGQQTRIPSPPKRAVSLNQGTTEIMLSLGLADRMAGTATWTDPVMKGLAKANARVPRLSDNQPAFEKVLDTEPDFVAASFASTLREGGVAPREKFEELGVPTYLSPADCEGKDNSGDGDGARTKPLTMESVYGEIRDLAKIFGVEARGERLVAALKARVAKATSGIDASGTSVLYWFANQESPYMAGCCGAPGIITDALGAKNVFDDTKQEWPQINWETVADRDPDVLVIGDLTRESQTAETAAKKIAFLESNPATRNMDAVKHKRYVLLSGQAMNPTIRTVEGVEKVAAALRADGLAG is encoded by the coding sequence GTGCCCGTCACCCGTGCAGTTCGCCGCTCCACCCTGCTCCTCTCCGGGGCGCTCCTCCTGACGGCCTGCGGCGGCTCGTCCGCCGGGTCCTCCGACCCGGCGGCCACCTCGAGGGACCTCACCCTGGACAACTGCGGGCAGCAGACCCGGATCCCGTCGCCGCCGAAGCGAGCCGTGTCCCTGAACCAGGGCACGACCGAGATCATGCTCTCCCTCGGCCTCGCCGACCGGATGGCGGGCACCGCCACCTGGACCGATCCGGTCATGAAGGGACTCGCCAAGGCCAACGCCCGCGTGCCCCGGCTCTCCGACAACCAGCCCGCCTTCGAGAAGGTCCTGGACACCGAACCCGACTTCGTCGCCGCCTCCTTCGCCTCCACCCTGCGAGAGGGTGGCGTGGCCCCCCGCGAGAAGTTCGAGGAGCTGGGCGTGCCGACGTACCTCTCTCCCGCCGACTGCGAGGGCAAGGACAACAGCGGTGACGGCGACGGAGCCCGTACCAAGCCGCTGACCATGGAGTCGGTCTACGGCGAGATACGAGACCTGGCGAAGATCTTCGGCGTCGAGGCGCGGGGCGAGAGGCTCGTCGCGGCGCTGAAGGCCCGGGTCGCGAAGGCCACCTCCGGGATCGACGCCTCCGGCACCTCGGTCCTGTACTGGTTCGCGAACCAGGAGTCCCCCTACATGGCGGGCTGCTGCGGGGCCCCCGGCATCATCACCGACGCGCTCGGCGCGAAGAACGTCTTCGACGACACGAAGCAGGAATGGCCGCAGATCAACTGGGAGACCGTCGCGGACCGCGACCCCGACGTCCTGGTGATCGGTGATCTCACCCGCGAGTCGCAGACCGCCGAGACAGCCGCGAAGAAGATCGCCTTCCTGGAGTCCAATCCGGCGACCAGAAACATGGACGCGGTGAAGCACAAGAGGTACGTCCTGCTCAGCGGCCAGGCCATGAACCCCACGATCCGCACCGTCGAAGGCGTCGAGAAGGTGGCCGCGGCCCTGCGCGCCGACGGGCTCGCCGGGTGA
- a CDS encoding methylmalonyl-CoA mutase subunit beta: MTVLPDDGLSLAAEFPDATHEQWQRLVAGVLQKSGKEVSGEAAEDALSTALEDGLRTRPLYTANHVTPEPGLPGFPPFVRGGRAEGSITGGWDVRQRHAVAGGDVVLGDLENGVTSLWLVVGAGGLPLGSLGRVLDGVLLDLAPVVLDAGSDLDSAARELLGLYEERGVARHAARGNLGADPLAHEARTGDALDFAPAAALARLCADEYPGLRALTVDALPYHEAGGSAAQELGASLATGVAYLRELTEAGLSVEQACAQLEFRYAATADQFLTVAKLRAARRLWARVAEVCGAPGAGAQVQHAVTSPVMMTRRDPWVNMLRTTIATLAAGVGGADSVTVLPFDHALGLPDAFARRIARNTSTILVEESHLSRVIDPAGGSWYVERLTDELAHAGWEFFQRIEGVGGQAAALRSGRLGQDLADTWEARSAKLAKRREPITGVSEFPNLAERPVERETLPEPPSGGLPQVRRDEAYEALRARSDARLDATGTRPRVYLATIGPAAAHTARTTFAANLFQAGGIEPVTEGTFEDSGATEVCLCSSDTLYEEQAESTAQALRAAGARHVFLAGRPGQYTGVDAYVFAGCDAVAVLSATLDRMGVS, encoded by the coding sequence ATGACGGTCCTGCCTGACGACGGGCTCTCGCTGGCCGCCGAGTTCCCTGACGCGACGCACGAGCAGTGGCAACGCCTGGTGGCGGGCGTCCTGCAGAAGTCGGGTAAGGAAGTCTCGGGGGAGGCAGCGGAAGACGCCCTGTCCACCGCGTTGGAGGACGGGTTGCGCACCCGCCCCCTGTACACCGCGAACCATGTGACGCCCGAGCCCGGCCTTCCCGGTTTCCCACCGTTCGTGAGGGGTGGCCGGGCCGAGGGAAGCATCACCGGCGGCTGGGACGTCAGACAACGGCACGCCGTGGCCGGCGGCGACGTGGTGCTCGGGGATCTGGAGAACGGCGTCACCTCGCTGTGGCTGGTCGTCGGGGCGGGCGGCCTCCCGCTCGGCTCCCTCGGCCGGGTCCTCGACGGCGTCCTTCTCGACCTCGCGCCGGTGGTCCTGGACGCGGGCAGCGATCTCGACTCCGCCGCACGGGAGTTGCTGGGTCTGTACGAGGAGCGGGGCGTCGCCAGGCACGCGGCGCGCGGCAACCTGGGCGCCGACCCGCTGGCCCACGAGGCCCGTACGGGCGACGCGTTGGACTTCGCGCCGGCCGCCGCTCTCGCGCGGCTGTGCGCGGACGAGTACCCGGGGCTGCGGGCGCTGACCGTGGACGCCCTGCCGTACCACGAGGCCGGCGGCTCGGCCGCGCAGGAGCTGGGCGCCTCCCTGGCGACCGGCGTCGCCTACCTGCGTGAGCTGACCGAGGCGGGTCTCTCCGTCGAACAGGCCTGTGCGCAGCTGGAGTTCCGTTACGCGGCCACCGCCGACCAGTTCCTCACCGTCGCCAAGCTGCGCGCGGCCCGCCGGCTGTGGGCGCGGGTCGCCGAGGTGTGCGGGGCGCCGGGCGCGGGGGCGCAGGTGCAGCACGCCGTGACGTCGCCGGTGATGATGACGCGCCGCGACCCGTGGGTGAACATGCTGCGCACGACCATCGCCACGCTCGCCGCCGGGGTCGGTGGCGCCGACTCCGTCACCGTGCTGCCCTTCGATCACGCCCTGGGCCTGCCGGACGCATTCGCGCGCCGCATCGCCCGCAACACCTCGACGATCCTGGTCGAGGAGTCCCATCTGTCGCGGGTGATCGACCCGGCGGGCGGGTCCTGGTACGTGGAGCGGCTGACGGACGAACTCGCCCATGCGGGCTGGGAGTTCTTCCAGCGGATCGAGGGCGTCGGCGGTCAGGCCGCCGCCCTGCGCTCGGGCCGTCTCGGCCAGGACCTCGCGGACACCTGGGAGGCGCGCAGCGCGAAGCTCGCCAAGCGGCGCGAACCCATCACCGGTGTCAGCGAGTTCCCGAACCTCGCCGAACGTCCCGTGGAGCGTGAAACGCTGCCCGAGCCGCCGTCCGGCGGGCTTCCGCAGGTGCGGCGCGACGAGGCGTACGAGGCGCTGCGGGCCCGCTCCGATGCCCGTCTCGACGCCACCGGAACCAGGCCGCGCGTCTATCTGGCCACGATCGGCCCCGCGGCCGCGCACACCGCGCGCACGACCTTCGCCGCCAACCTCTTCCAGGCCGGCGGCATCGAGCCCGTCACCGAGGGCACCTTCGAGGACAGTGGTGCCACCGAGGTCTGCCTCTGCTCCAGCGACACGCTGTACGAGGAGCAGGCCGAGAGCACCGCCCAAGCCCTCAGGGCGGCAGGTGCCCGCCATGTGTTCCTGGCCGGCCGCCCCGGGCAGTACACCGGTGTCGACGCCTATGTCTTCGCGGGCTGTGACGCCGTCGCCGTGCTCTCCGCCACCCTCGACCGCATGGGAGTGTCCTGA
- the scpA gene encoding methylmalonyl-CoA mutase, giving the protein MGIPDFTGIELGTPTTDGSADEWRKALEKATGGDEAFWETPEGIAVKPLYTGRDLEGLDFLGTYPGVAPYLRGPYPTMYVNQPWTIRQYAGFSTAEESNAFYRRNLAAGQKGLSVAFDLPTHRGYDSDHPRVTGDVGMAGVAIDSIYDMRQLFDGIPLDRMSVSMTMNGAVLPVLALYIVAAEEQGVAPQKLAGTIQNDILKEFMVRNTYIYPPKPSMRIISDIFAFTSQRMPRYNSISISGYHIQEAGATADLELAYTLADGVEYIRAGREVGLDVDAFAPRLSFFWAIGMNFFMEIAKLRAARLLWAKLVRQFDPQNAKSLSLRTHSQTSGWSLTAQDVFNNVTRTCVEAMAATQGHTQSLHTNALDEALALPTDFSARIARNTQLLLQQESGTNRVIDPWGGSAYVEKLTYDLARRAWQHIEEVEAAGGMAKAIDAGIPKLRIEEAAARTQARIDSGRQPVIGVNKYRVETDEKIDVLKVDNSSVRTQQIEKLRRLRAERDERACQDSLDALTQAAGGEGNLLELAVRAARAKATVGEISDALEKVYGRHASQIRTISGVYRNEAGESPSVDRTRDLVETFAENEGRRPRILVAKMGQDGHDRGQKVIATAFADLGFDVDVGPLFQTPAEVARQAVEADVHIVGVSSLAAGHLTLVPALREQLAEEGREDIMIVVGGVIPPQDVPTLLEMGAAAVFPPGTVIPDAAHDLVTRLSAGLGHPQ; this is encoded by the coding sequence ATGGGAATCCCCGACTTCACCGGGATCGAACTGGGGACGCCCACCACCGACGGCAGTGCCGACGAGTGGCGCAAGGCCCTCGAGAAGGCGACCGGCGGGGACGAGGCGTTCTGGGAGACCCCGGAAGGCATCGCGGTCAAGCCGCTGTACACGGGCCGTGACCTGGAGGGCCTTGACTTCCTGGGCACCTACCCGGGCGTCGCCCCGTACCTGCGCGGCCCCTATCCGACGATGTACGTCAACCAGCCGTGGACGATCCGCCAGTACGCGGGTTTCTCCACCGCCGAGGAGTCCAACGCCTTCTACCGCCGCAACCTCGCGGCCGGCCAGAAGGGCCTGTCGGTCGCCTTCGACCTGCCCACCCACCGCGGCTACGACAGCGACCACCCGCGGGTGACCGGCGATGTCGGCATGGCGGGCGTGGCGATCGACTCGATCTACGACATGCGGCAGCTCTTCGACGGCATCCCGCTGGACAGGATGTCCGTGTCGATGACGATGAACGGCGCGGTGCTGCCGGTGCTGGCGCTGTACATCGTGGCGGCGGAGGAACAGGGCGTAGCGCCTCAGAAGCTGGCCGGGACCATCCAGAACGACATCCTCAAGGAGTTCATGGTCCGCAACACGTACATCTATCCGCCGAAGCCGTCGATGCGGATCATCTCCGACATCTTCGCGTTCACCTCGCAGCGGATGCCGCGCTACAACTCCATCTCCATCTCGGGCTACCACATCCAGGAGGCGGGTGCGACGGCCGACCTGGAGCTGGCGTACACGCTCGCGGACGGTGTGGAGTACATCCGCGCGGGCCGTGAGGTCGGCCTGGACGTGGACGCGTTCGCGCCCCGGCTCTCCTTCTTCTGGGCGATCGGCATGAACTTCTTCATGGAGATCGCCAAGTTGCGGGCGGCCCGGCTGCTCTGGGCCAAACTGGTCCGGCAGTTCGACCCGCAGAACGCCAAGTCCCTTTCCCTGCGCACCCATTCGCAGACCTCGGGCTGGTCGCTGACCGCGCAGGACGTGTTCAACAACGTGACGCGAACGTGTGTGGAGGCGATGGCCGCGACCCAGGGCCACACCCAGTCGCTGCACACCAACGCCCTCGACGAGGCGCTCGCGCTGCCCACCGACTTCTCGGCGCGCATCGCCCGCAACACGCAGCTGCTGCTCCAGCAGGAGTCGGGCACCAACCGGGTCATCGACCCGTGGGGCGGCAGCGCCTACGTGGAGAAGCTGACGTACGACCTCGCCCGCCGGGCCTGGCAGCACATCGAGGAGGTCGAGGCGGCGGGCGGCATGGCCAAGGCCATCGACGCCGGCATCCCCAAGCTGCGCATCGAGGAGGCCGCGGCCCGCACCCAGGCCCGTATCGACTCCGGCCGTCAGCCGGTGATCGGCGTGAACAAGTACCGCGTCGAGACCGACGAGAAGATCGACGTCCTCAAGGTCGACAACTCCTCCGTCCGCACCCAGCAGATCGAGAAGCTGCGGCGGCTGCGGGCGGAGCGCGACGAACGGGCCTGCCAGGACTCGCTGGACGCCCTGACCCAGGCGGCCGGGGGCGAGGGCAACCTGCTGGAGCTGGCGGTGCGCGCGGCCCGCGCGAAGGCCACCGTCGGGGAGATCTCCGACGCCCTGGAGAAGGTGTACGGCCGGCACGCGAGCCAGATCCGTACCATCTCCGGCGTGTACCGAAACGAAGCAGGCGAGTCCCCGTCCGTGGACCGCACCCGGGACCTGGTGGAGACCTTCGCCGAGAACGAGGGGCGGCGGCCGCGCATCCTGGTCGCCAAGATGGGCCAGGACGGTCACGACCGCGGCCAGAAGGTGATCGCCACCGCCTTCGCCGACCTCGGTTTCGACGTGGACGTCGGCCCGCTGTTCCAGACCCCGGCCGAGGTGGCCCGCCAGGCCGTCGAGGCGGACGTGCACATCGTCGGGGTCTCCTCGCTTGCCGCGGGCCATCTGACCCTCGTACCGGCGCTGCGCGAGCAGCTCGCCGAGGAGGGCCGCGAGGACATCATGATCGTCGTCGGGGGTGTCATCCCACCGCAGGACGTGCCGACCCTGCTGGAGATGGGCGCCGCGGCCGTGTTCCCGCCCGGGACGGTGATTCCGGACGCGGCCCACGACCTGGTGACGCGCCTGTCGGCCGGCCTCGGGCATCCGCAGTGA
- a CDS encoding ABC transporter ATP-binding protein, translating to MTLSADRVSRTAAGQLILDGVSFTPAPGSVTGLLGPNGSGKSTLLRLLAGVLTPASGVVTLDGRPLREFSRRAVARRLAVVEQQADTQTELSVLDVVRLGRVPHRRAWTPSTPADEKAVRAALDHTGLTERADRLWHTLSGGERQRVQIARALAQEPRELLLDEPTNHLDIQHQLDLLTLVTELPVTTVIALHDLNLAAMYCDVLVVLNEGRVVAAGSPAEVVTEELIAEVYGVRAAVTPDAPGDRPHVRFLGTLRRDIVRLP from the coding sequence ATGACCCTCAGTGCCGACCGCGTCTCCCGCACCGCCGCCGGACAGCTGATCCTGGACGGGGTCAGCTTCACCCCGGCCCCCGGATCCGTCACGGGTCTGCTCGGTCCCAACGGCTCCGGCAAGTCCACCCTCCTGCGCCTGCTCGCCGGCGTTCTCACCCCCGCCTCCGGCGTCGTCACCCTCGACGGCCGCCCGTTGCGCGAGTTCAGCCGCCGGGCGGTCGCCCGTCGACTGGCGGTCGTCGAACAACAGGCGGACACCCAGACCGAGTTGAGCGTCCTGGACGTCGTACGCCTCGGCCGCGTCCCGCACCGTCGCGCCTGGACCCCCAGCACCCCGGCCGACGAGAAGGCCGTACGTGCCGCTCTGGACCACACCGGCCTCACCGAGCGGGCCGACCGCCTCTGGCACACCCTGTCCGGCGGCGAACGCCAGCGTGTCCAGATCGCCCGCGCCCTCGCCCAGGAACCACGCGAACTCCTCCTCGACGAACCCACCAATCACCTCGACATCCAGCATCAGCTCGACCTGCTGACCCTCGTCACGGAACTCCCCGTCACCACCGTCATCGCCCTGCACGACCTGAACCTGGCGGCGATGTACTGCGACGTGCTCGTGGTGCTGAACGAGGGCCGGGTGGTGGCGGCGGGCAGTCCGGCGGAGGTGGTGACCGAGGAACTCATCGCCGAGGTGTACGGCGTGCGCGCCGCCGTCACCCCCGACGCCCCGGGCGACCGGCCACACGTACGGTTCCTCGGCACGCTCCGGCGAGACATCGTGCGGTTGCCGTGA
- a CDS encoding iron chelate uptake ABC transporter family permease subunit yields the protein MVTGLRTVAGLVTLAGSLAVAITIGPADIGVGDVWSAVAAHLGGGPSQLSPIRDGIVWNLRLPRTLLAAVCGAGLAVCGAVMQSLLRNPLADPFVLGVSSGASTGAVVVVVLGAGGGALSVSGGAFVGAVCSFALVLLLSHSLGATTDRVVLAGVAAMQLFSALTSFVVLTAADAQTTQGVLFWLLGSLGGAGWNDVWLCLAALAIALVVCLGSARTLDAFAFGQDAAASLGVSVARTRLVLLCVTALLTAALVSSAGAIGFVGLVLPHAARALTGPGHTRLLPVTALAGAVFLVWVDTLARTVLDPQEIPVGVVTSLIGVPAFVLVLYRTRRGPR from the coding sequence ATGGTCACGGGGCTGCGGACGGTGGCCGGCCTCGTGACCCTGGCCGGGTCCCTCGCCGTGGCCATCACCATCGGCCCCGCGGACATCGGCGTCGGCGACGTCTGGTCGGCGGTGGCGGCCCATCTCGGCGGTGGGCCCTCGCAGTTGAGCCCGATCCGGGACGGCATCGTGTGGAACCTGCGACTGCCCCGCACTCTGCTCGCCGCCGTCTGCGGCGCCGGGCTCGCGGTGTGCGGAGCGGTCATGCAGTCCCTGCTGCGCAACCCGCTCGCCGACCCCTTCGTCCTCGGGGTCTCCTCCGGAGCCTCCACGGGCGCCGTCGTGGTGGTCGTCCTCGGCGCGGGGGGCGGCGCACTGTCCGTCTCCGGAGGCGCCTTCGTCGGAGCCGTCTGCTCCTTCGCCCTGGTGCTGCTGCTCAGTCACAGCCTCGGCGCCACGACGGACCGGGTCGTGCTGGCCGGAGTCGCCGCCATGCAACTGTTCTCCGCGCTCACCTCCTTCGTCGTGCTGACGGCCGCCGACGCCCAGACCACCCAGGGCGTCCTGTTCTGGCTCCTCGGCTCGCTCGGCGGCGCCGGCTGGAACGACGTGTGGCTGTGCCTGGCCGCGCTGGCGATCGCCCTCGTCGTGTGCCTCGGCTCCGCGCGGACGCTGGACGCCTTCGCCTTCGGACAGGACGCGGCGGCCTCGCTCGGGGTCTCCGTCGCCCGGACCCGGCTGGTGCTGCTGTGCGTCACGGCCCTGTTGACCGCCGCTCTGGTCAGCTCGGCCGGCGCCATCGGTTTCGTCGGTCTCGTCCTGCCGCACGCCGCCCGCGCCCTCACCGGCCCCGGGCACACTCGGCTGCTGCCGGTGACCGCGCTCGCCGGGGCGGTGTTCCTGGTGTGGGTCGACACCCTGGCCCGTACCGTCCTCGACCCGCAGGAGATACCGGTCGGCGTCGTCACCTCCCTGATCGGCGTACCGGCCTTCGTCCTCGTCCTCTACCGCACCCGGAGGGGACCCCGATGA
- the meaB gene encoding methylmalonyl Co-A mutase-associated GTPase MeaB — protein MIDLDAYVKGVLDGKRAIVARAITLVESTRPQHRALAQELLTELLPHSGRARRIGISGVPGVGKSTFIDTFGTMLTSLGHRVAVLAVDPSSTRTGGSILGDKTRMERLAVDPAAFVRPSPSAGTLGGVAKATRESMVVMEAAGYDVVVVETVGVGQSETAVSDMVDSFLLLTLARTGDQLQGIKKGVLELADVIAVNKADGPHERDARAAARELTGALRLMHGKDAAWTPPVLSCSARESTGLDTVWERLEQHRTLLDSTGRLSAKRSEQQVDWAWSMVRDELLGRLHADPAVRDIAPGLEQQVRDGALTATLAAERILKAFGGPGR, from the coding sequence GTGATCGATCTCGACGCGTATGTGAAGGGCGTGCTCGACGGGAAGCGGGCGATCGTGGCCCGTGCCATCACGCTCGTCGAGTCCACCCGCCCCCAACACCGGGCGCTGGCGCAGGAGTTGCTGACCGAGCTGCTTCCGCACAGCGGCCGGGCGCGGCGGATCGGGATCAGCGGGGTCCCGGGCGTGGGCAAGTCGACCTTCATCGACACGTTCGGCACCATGCTGACCTCGCTGGGGCACCGGGTGGCCGTGCTGGCGGTCGACCCCTCCTCCACCCGGACCGGCGGCTCGATCCTGGGCGACAAGACCCGTATGGAGCGGCTGGCCGTCGACCCGGCGGCCTTCGTGCGTCCCTCCCCCAGCGCGGGCACGCTCGGCGGGGTCGCCAAGGCCACCCGCGAGTCGATGGTGGTGATGGAGGCGGCGGGCTACGACGTCGTGGTGGTCGAGACGGTCGGCGTCGGCCAGTCCGAGACCGCCGTCTCCGACATGGTCGACTCGTTCCTCCTGCTCACCCTGGCCCGCACCGGGGACCAGTTGCAGGGCATCAAGAAGGGCGTCCTGGAGCTGGCCGACGTCATCGCCGTCAACAAGGCGGACGGCCCGCACGAGCGCGACGCCCGTGCGGCGGCACGGGAGTTGACGGGTGCGCTGCGCCTCATGCACGGCAAGGACGCCGCCTGGACCCCGCCTGTCCTCAGTTGCAGCGCCCGTGAGTCGACCGGCCTGGACACCGTCTGGGAGCGCCTGGAGCAGCACCGCACCCTGCTGGACTCCACCGGGCGGCTCTCCGCCAAGCGCAGCGAACAGCAGGTCGACTGGGCGTGGTCGATGGTCCGCGACGAGTTGCTCGGCCGGTTGCACGCCGACCCCGCCGTGCGGGACATCGCACCCGGTCTCGAACAGCAGGTGCGTGACGGCGCGTTGACGGCGACGCTGGCCGCGGAGCGCATCCTGAAGGCGTTCGGCGGACCGGGCCGCTGA
- a CDS encoding SpoIIE family protein phosphatase: MRKPQIDYAAVFRALPGMVALLTPELVYADANDDFLRLARRTREQLLGRYIFDVFPENPNDPAAAGMQETQASMLRVVQTGERDTMALIRYDIEDPARPGYWREHYWSPVNAPVLGPDGKVALVVHRVEEVTELIRARGWPVGDDRARVLEAELYTRARELQDINERLRQAHAREREVALALQAAMLPAPGPIGPHEAAVRYRPAIGALNVCGDWYDLVDLPGDNLAVAVGDVVGHGLAAACAMGQLRSALSAACRVADGPARALEALGLYARFVEGAESTTVVTTFIDWASHTVTYSCAGHPPPVLVDPDGNITFLDQATDPPLAARPEHLPRPQARAPFTAGSTLVLYTDGLIERRDEDIDTGLARLADSLIRHRHADPEPLSDALLADLLPVGGNTDDTALIAIRL, from the coding sequence ATGAGGAAACCGCAGATCGACTACGCGGCGGTCTTCCGGGCCCTGCCCGGCATGGTGGCACTGCTCACCCCTGAGCTGGTGTACGCCGACGCCAACGACGACTTCCTGCGGCTGGCCCGCCGCACCCGCGAGCAACTGCTGGGCCGCTACATCTTCGACGTCTTTCCCGAGAACCCGAACGACCCGGCCGCGGCGGGCATGCAGGAGACACAGGCGTCGATGCTGCGGGTGGTGCAGACCGGCGAGCGCGACACGATGGCACTGATCCGCTACGACATCGAGGATCCGGCCCGCCCGGGATACTGGCGGGAGCACTACTGGAGCCCGGTCAACGCACCCGTCCTCGGCCCCGACGGCAAGGTGGCGCTGGTCGTGCACCGAGTGGAGGAGGTCACGGAACTCATCCGCGCCCGCGGCTGGCCGGTCGGCGACGACCGGGCCCGCGTGCTGGAGGCCGAGCTGTACACCCGCGCCCGGGAACTGCAGGACATCAACGAACGGTTGCGCCAGGCGCACGCCCGAGAGCGCGAGGTCGCCCTGGCACTGCAGGCGGCGATGCTGCCCGCGCCCGGCCCGATCGGTCCGCACGAGGCCGCCGTGCGCTACCGGCCCGCCATCGGCGCCCTGAACGTGTGCGGTGACTGGTACGACCTGGTCGACCTGCCCGGCGACAACCTCGCGGTCGCGGTCGGCGACGTCGTCGGCCACGGCCTCGCCGCCGCCTGTGCCATGGGTCAGCTGCGCAGCGCACTGAGCGCGGCCTGCCGCGTCGCCGACGGCCCGGCCCGGGCCCTGGAGGCACTCGGCCTGTACGCCCGCTTCGTCGAGGGCGCCGAGTCGACCACCGTCGTGACGACCTTCATCGACTGGGCCAGCCACACCGTCACCTACTCCTGCGCCGGACACCCACCACCCGTGCTCGTGGACCCCGACGGCAACATCACCTTCCTGGACCAGGCCACCGATCCCCCGCTCGCCGCCCGCCCCGAACACCTCCCCCGCCCCCAGGCCCGTGCCCCGTTCACCGCGGGTTCCACCCTGGTCCTGTACACGGACGGCCTCATCGAACGCCGCGACGAGGACATCGACACCGGCCTGGCCCGCCTCGCCGACTCCCTGATCCGCCACCGGCACGCCGACCCCGAGCCCCTGTCCGACGCCCTCCTGGCCGACCTCCTTCCCGTCGGCGGCAACACCGACGACACGGCGCTCATCGCCATCCGCCTGTGA
- a CDS encoding aminotransferase class V-fold PLP-dependent enzyme, whose translation MFDTSSPAELRATEYGYLDENKHIYLDHTGAALPARRQLRAHADRITANAFGNPHSENPTAAASEALVRSARHAVLRFLNADPREYAVVFTPNATGAIRLVGEAYPFTGLSRLLLTADNHNSVNGLREYARSRGADTNYVPLDGPELRISDDALDQALTAADGDNSGLFAFPAQSNFSGVQHPLAWIARAQAHGYEVLLDAAAFAPANRLDLSVIRPDFTAISWYKVFGYPTGIGSLVARRAALDRLRRPWFSGGTIQVASAGGRWHRMADDETAFEDGTLDFLSIPDIEVGLDWIRSIGIDTVHHHVTGLARSLLDGLRALRHANGEPMARLYGPLGSDMRGATISLNLFDPRGQVIDERAVSRDSTARGISLRTGCFCNPGAGEAAFAIDPSALRGVTLTATGTVDDYLLGLGLPSGGAVRVSLGLSSNQADVDSFLEFVTDTYRDRTPRTDGLEPRLHC comes from the coding sequence ATGTTCGATACATCTTCGCCGGCCGAGTTACGCGCCACCGAGTACGGCTACCTGGACGAGAACAAGCACATCTACCTGGACCACACGGGCGCCGCTCTGCCCGCCAGGCGACAACTGCGCGCCCACGCCGACCGGATCACCGCCAACGCCTTCGGCAACCCGCACTCGGAGAACCCCACGGCGGCGGCGTCCGAGGCCCTGGTACGCAGCGCGAGGCACGCTGTGCTGCGGTTCCTCAACGCCGACCCGCGCGAATACGCCGTCGTCTTCACGCCCAACGCGACCGGCGCCATACGGCTGGTCGGGGAGGCGTATCCGTTCACCGGGCTCAGCCGTCTGCTGCTCACCGCCGACAACCACAACTCCGTCAACGGCCTTCGTGAATACGCCCGTTCACGCGGGGCCGACACCAACTACGTACCGTTGGACGGGCCCGAGCTGAGGATTTCCGACGACGCGCTCGACCAGGCGCTCACCGCCGCCGACGGCGACAACAGCGGGCTGTTCGCGTTCCCCGCGCAGAGCAACTTCTCCGGGGTCCAGCACCCGTTGGCGTGGATCGCACGCGCTCAGGCCCACGGCTACGAGGTCCTGCTCGACGCCGCGGCCTTCGCGCCCGCCAACCGGCTGGACCTGAGCGTGATACGGCCCGACTTCACCGCGATCAGCTGGTACAAGGTCTTCGGCTACCCCACCGGCATCGGCTCCCTCGTCGCCCGCCGTGCGGCCCTGGACCGGCTTCGCCGCCCGTGGTTCTCCGGCGGGACGATCCAGGTCGCCAGCGCCGGAGGCCGGTGGCACCGCATGGCCGACGACGAGACCGCCTTCGAGGACGGCACCCTGGACTTCCTTTCCATACCCGACATCGAGGTGGGCCTGGACTGGATCCGCTCGATAGGTATCGACACCGTCCACCACCACGTCACCGGCCTTGCCCGGTCCCTCCTCGACGGCCTGCGCGCCCTGCGGCACGCGAACGGCGAACCCATGGCCCGCCTCTACGGCCCCCTCGGCTCGGACATGCGCGGCGCGACCATCAGCCTCAACCTCTTCGACCCGCGAGGGCAGGTCATCGACGAACGCGCGGTCAGCCGCGACAGCACCGCCCGCGGGATCTCCCTGCGCACCGGCTGCTTCTGCAACCCTGGCGCCGGCGAGGCCGCCTTCGCCATCGACCCGTCGGCCCTCCGCGGCGTGACACTCACCGCCACCGGCACCGTCGACGACTACCTCCTCGGCCTCGGCCTCCCCTCCGGCGGCGCCGTCCGTGTCTCCCTCGGCCTGTCCTCCAACCAGGCCGACGTCGACTCCTTCCTCGAATTCGTCACCGACACCTACCGCGACCGAACTCCCCGAACCGATGGCCTCGAGCCCCGACTTCATTGCTGA